Below is a window of Humulus lupulus chromosome 2, drHumLupu1.1, whole genome shotgun sequence DNA.
tatttgataTCTCCATTCTCCAATTGTTTTTTGAACACGTTTAACTCTTATTTATGTATGTGCGCAGTACTTGAGATGAGAGATTCTTTAGTTTGACTAGACTACCTCCATCCACATCACTCCACAGGCCACCATGCATGGTTGGCACTTGCACACTACTCACCGCCCATATATTATCCTATTCCTTcctatttaatatttataaaacaaCAATATATCCTACATCTCCATATAAAACAACACGTGTTCAAAATGAAAATTCAATGGATTTCTCTCTATAAATATTATCACATAGAGAAGAATCATACACAATCTCAATCACATATCCTATTCCTATATTATAAGTTTGGTCTTCCTCTCTCAACTCCCAACCAGCTCAACTCCAATGGCTTCTTCACAGAGACCCGGTTCGTAATTTTCACAAACTTCGTATatgggtttatatatatatatatatatacatatatcataataatTAAACTAATATGTATATGTTGGTTTGTTAGATAATGTTCAAGAAATGCACGTGTACGAGTTCAATGAAAGAGATCGTGGAAGCCCAGCTTTCCTCCGTTTAAGCCAAAAACCTGTCAATTCACTGGGCGATCTCGTCCCCTTTAGTAACAAAGTAAGTTTGTATTAAGAAACATTATTCAAccatatatatatctttattattaatcagttaatttatatatatatatatatattttttttttgggcaGACATATACCGGAGACTTACAGAAACGGGTAGGAATAACAGCAGGGATGTGCATTCTAATCCAGAACAAACCGGAAATGAAAGGTGACCGGTACGAGGCCATCTTCAGTTTTTACTTCGGAGATCACGGCCACATATCAGTTCAGGGTCCTTATGTGACTTATGAGGACACGTATCTTTCTATTACTGGTGGATCTGGCATATTCGAGGGTGTGTACGGTCAGGTGAAGCTGCAGCAGATTGTGTTCCCTTTCAAGCTTTTCTATACGTTTTACTTGAAGGGCATCAAAGACTTGCCGGCCGAGCTTCTTGTGAAGCCCGTTGAGCCCAGCCCCGCCGTTGAGCCCAGCCCAGCCGCTAAGGCCTGTGAGCCCCATGCTTGTGTCTCCAACTTcactaattaatattatttttgctCTTATTGGATAGCTAGCTGGATTATGTGTCGTGTTTTATGTTGGTTGGTAATGTTGAGGATCCTAAGTAGTAGacttttaggattttttttttaaatggatgCATGTGTTGTTGTAATGTTTCAATGAACAAGCTGTATTGTATAcagtattttataaataaattaaaatcacAATAAATTCATATATATTATCCAATTGTCATAAGAAGGAATAAAAAAAATCTTCAATACTATATTAGATTTTAAGAGGTATCTTTCGATGCTACTATCTTTGAGAAGACAATTTTGTTTCACTTTGAACAAGTGGGGTCAAGCCATGATGAGGACGACTAAGCAAAACCTTAACCTATAACCAAACTAAAAGAGAAACAGACAGATGAAAAGTGTTTGAACCAACAACTACAATTGtaacaaaaaaaatgaataaaggcctttattaaaaatttaaaaagaaaagctaatttacttaattatatgATAGAGAAAATAAGATTATATGTACCTCATTACagcatataaataaataatttataatactttacatatattttttatttatggaTAAATTTCTCAAAAAACAAATGATACAACTTTAATTTATAAAACAATAGCATCCACGAAAGTATATACCAAAATCATCATAAGtaaataccataattaatctaaacatatattattattattttttatgaatttactaaaaatatatatatatcattatgtTTTTTTTGGTTTAATCTTAGTGTAGTTATCATATGGTCTACTTGATGTGCGAAGGAAGACTTTGGAGTTTTCTCACAAGTTTTAGTACAATGATTGACAATGGCTCGAGCCTCCATTCAATGAGAATGAGGACCACTGTCATGCATGAAGACAATTTGGAATGGATCACTTTGTGTTCCTATTGTAACCAACATGTGCGCGCCAAATAATATTGGATATAATAATAAATTGTGGGATATGATTAGGACTGTCAAAACAGGTTACGATACGATAACACGACACGATTAATTGACACGAATCAACATGAATTAACACAATTaactacaaaatttaataaaatatataaaataaatatttgtacaaaTTTTGTTTAATCATTTTCATATAAATAAAATGACAAGCATAAACTTCACGAGCTAATTTAGCTTTTTTGTGAGAACTATTTCATAAAATTCAACCAAATTAGTCattatattgattaattaatttttgacatATCGATCAGAATGACGATTTTCATTAAACGGGTCATAACCAGGTAATACGACACGAACACAGTTATAAATGGgttgacacgataacacgaattgaTAGCCCTAGATATGATGATATAATAATATTGGCTAGgattaaagaaaaaataatgatATTTGTCTAACATCAAAATTATGCACTAAAACATTACACCAACTAAAACGTGACACTGCTTATTTTAAATAGTGAATCACGcttgaaataaatttaattggttaaatgaaatTGACACGTTAGTGTAATATTTTGATGCATAATtttagtgcacatatcattattttTACAGAAAAGTTAAAAGTTGATTAtttactactacaactactaataACAATaagaatttatatataaaatgagtATTGCTGTAGGACACCCTAGGACATGCTATATTTTCATTGGTGCAATACATATAGTCATTACTGCAATTTAATTgatcaataaaaataatttccTTTTTGTAtcaacttttatttaaaaatgtttgtttacccaaaaacggactacTTGATAAAGTGGCTGGACTGGCctacacgtgggatgcacgtggAAGTTTAAGTATAatatgttcgaccatcgaccagaagagaattggctcatcagacatcataattatgggcgaccagcctggtcgcgtatattcatttatttccttcataTAGTAATCTTACAATTACGCATTAGTTGTAATtgtcattattatttagatacgcttgtattaaataTAGTTAagacccattggcccatgtagaactcattgagcctataaataagaatcaaatggcTCAAGAGAAGGGACTTTTGGGATTTTTACTTTTTGGAACTTCTGAATTCTCAGAGAGAAatagagtgtttttatccaccatattTGTATTCATCGTAAAGCTAGTGAAACTCGTGAGCCCtgagttcattgatcacagttcttgggatttacatcaataagaacactaagtggacgtaggtcattactatcttattggggccgaaccactataaatctttcgTGTCGTTTATCTTGTTGTcatgatttcatctcattttctatcattttacttgactccgtgtcgttgactgatttgagggtcaacattttggtactttcattgagagttgaactcaagactttcaaaaagatcaaatggcgaaaacagctAGAAAGACTGGACAAACCTCTGGAGTTGCACCATCTcagcctcctccacaaaatgtggctaAGGATGAGCTACAAGTGGGttcgaagaggaggaaatggattttgAGACCTTGAGGATGAcattgattgtgttgcaggaagagttagccattctgagggctaatcaggaaaatgtggctgaaacgatggcGTTGCAACATAGAGAAATTGATAGGCAacgccaagaattgaatgagAGGTAGGTCGACATGGATTGCCGACAGAGGGACGCCACTGCCAccctggaggcagccattcagttggctcgaggacagccCGCGCCAACTTCTCAGTCGGATCAGCCACCCAGTGTACTGCCACAACAAGATCCACATTCAAATTGtccacaacatcaccacactctGCCTCCACcagcaagccctcagaggccggagcagcctCCTGCTGCTCAACGAGATATTCTGTTTCAACATCTTGAGCAGCAACCTCCCTCTCGcgttggtcgagataatcccaagcagcaaaggcagaataggaccgggttGCCTCCcggaagccctagacgccaaactattgaggagccaaatccaccgagcaggggacaacgtccttttGCTGGCAGGAGACAgttcgagtcaggctctgcggtcaggggccccccacgacataaaaATTcctggggacccaccgaccaactcAATCCTCCACTTGACAGATGAGACGTGCCAACGAGGGGAGGGGGAAATAGCGCGATCAGCAGGTCACACCATAGTCGGTCACGTTTTAGGGATGACCATGACTACAATGAAGttgattccggcagaggaaatgctggccaaaggcaaggagagaggggtggagaaagaaatcccccaccaagagaaaatcgCCCGACGAGCtagaatgctggggggcagcctaacgTCTTTGATTGACTGGGCGTTAGCGAGAAAAGGCGTAGGGATGATGATTtgagagacatactcaatgacaggcgggaaaggcatgatgagtatgcCCCTCCATCACTGGTCACCCTAATAGTACCAGACGCTGTACAGGCCCAACTTGATGCGCTGAATCAAGTCGTCCAGCAGTTAGTGGGGAGttgaacatcccacattgaatatGATCGAAGAAGAGGCACTccgttcatacaaagaatagtaATGGCCAAaaccccaagcaaatttaagatgccggTCTTACCCAACTTCAATGGATTTGGAGACCCAGtttctcatgtgaataaattcgagatacaaatggacatctagAAGGTGTTAGATGACACTCGATGTagaatctttccagccaccttATTCGACACTGCTCAgaagtggtttttcaaattccctcctgctagcaatgtgtcatgggaaatgttcatgaaagATTTTTATGGGAAGTTTTACGCTTGTCGAGTACTTCCGACCGAAGCCAACCAaatggtcgagatacgccagaaggatggagaatccttgaaggagtatgtctaGCGTTTGATGCGAGCTGCTGCTGGGGCTAAGACATTTGGTGATGAGGGgaaatgatggcacttactgctggagtatGGCGCCATTCATCCCTCTGGAAAAGTCTGAGGAAGAACGGGGTGAAGAGCACCCAAGAATTCTTAGTCTGAGCAGactggtacatcaagctcgaagaggaaatTTCCAACGAAGGTAAGGCGCCCGAAGATGACCAGGGTCTGAAGGAcgatcccaccaaagccgccaatgggtctgggaaacccaatggcaacggaaaAAATAACAGGAAAAACAGAGGGAAAAGGGCGAACCATGAGCCTTCAACATCTGAGAATAAGCGCCCTAAAAGTAATAGATATGAGCCGAGGTTTACTAATTACACAACCCTAGTCGAaagcagagcagaagtgtaccagGCTACCAACACCactgtcccttacaagcgaccatcGGCGATCAGGAAATATATCTCCaaaagagatacaaccaagttttgtcgttttcacaacgactatggtcattacaccaacgagtgcaaccaacttaaagatgagatcgagttccttatcagacaaggacacctgagcaGATATGTACGAACAACTagaggttctcaacgagaggctcaaggaggcaacgaccaggcacctgtacgccaacactcgccccctttacagccagctcaaGTTGCGgatacattgctgaccatctgtggcggcccacacctggctggggatagtgggaaggcaagggagcgatacgcctGAACCTTACGTCATGACCAGAacattgaaatgctgaacgtagaggagagagctcccaaaaaagctcgaacataGGAAGAACTGATAACTGTCTCTGAGTTTGACGCCCAGCATGTCTGGTTTCCCCATtcggatcctctggtcgtggacgtccagatcGCCAATATGATCGCTaagtgggtgatagtggatacaTGAAGCTCAGTAAAAATTATGTACAAGTCTTCattggagaggatgaagttgtcagtgaaggatttaaagccatgcaaccaaaccatttatggtttttctggcgaggggctcgcaccaacggggtcgatcaggcttctagtcacagcaggaactgcacctgcgaacatgacattactcactaattttatagtagttgattgtcctccggcatataatgttgtaattggaaggcctattctagttgaCCTACGAGCCGTGACCTCGGTTTGAcacctggccatgaagtttccacccgatgcaggggtaggatgcgtgttgggaaaccaacgagaagcgtgggaatgctataattccttgaTTACCAAGGAAAAAAAGGGGTGGATCGAGAGAAAGAGCCAAGAAAGGGTTGTTATTGgacaatgaagtacaagcccaatcaggtgagcaggTCACCAAatgggtgttgcccaaagtgaggatagagatttagatcctcgctttagggattttgaagaagacgTAGGACCatctcgaggaggtccaacttgatgaggcagatccgaccagggttgtgaaagtcggtaaaatctTAGATAAAACAACAAAGCAAAAACTGGTGAAATTTTTAAAGGAGAATCAtgaggtgtttgcctggtcgcataaggatgtggttgggattgacccagcagttatcagccatgtcttaaacatagataaaagttttccaccagtacaacaaaaaaggaggctactcgacaaagatagatcaaaagcgttaaaagaagaggtcgagaagctaaaggagaacatattcatcaaggtagcattttatccatcatgggtctctaatcccatgctGGTTCCCAAgttgaatggcaagtggagaacatgcgtggatttcacagaccttaataaagcctacccgaaggattgtttcccactcccacgaattgactagctggtcgatgccatatctgggcacgagatcctatcattcatggatgcatattctggatacaatcagatcagtatgcacccacctgatgaggattacactagctttcggaccgataaagggctttactgttacaaagtaatgcccttcggtttgaaaaatgctggtgcgacttaccagtgactagtcaatcacatgttcaaagaattgatcggtgttaacatggaagtatatgttgatgacatgttggttaagtcaaagaaggcagaagaacacatcagGGACCTgtaagagtgcttcaacgtcttaaacaaatattagatgaagctgaatccccttaagtgttccttcgaagttggattagggaaattttttggattcatagtgaactcacgaggtatcgaagctaatcccaaaaagatcaaggccctgatcaagatgaagtcgccaacaaaaataaaatatgttcatagtctaaccgggaggattgccgctttaagtagatttatttccaaatcaatggACAAGTCTGTTCCATTTTTTAGTCTaattaggggcaataagaaattcgagtggacggaagaATGCGAGCAGGCCTTCTgggctctaaagtctcatatgtcgcaaccatcGATATTTTCCAAACTGGTcgagaaagaaactttgttcatctatctggcagtcactgagtatgctgctagcgctgtcttgatcagagaggaggaacatgttcaaaaagttgtgcattatataagcaagaggctaataggagcagaacttcAATATCCGCCCATCgagaaattagcctactgcttgattttagcctccaaagagttgcgaccatacttcctagctcaccccatcatagtactcaccgaccagccactacggcaagtcctgcagaaaccagaagccgctggtcgattgttgaaatgggcagttgaacttgaacaatttgatatttcttactCGCCACGAATAGCTAtgaagggacaagctctagcagatttTATCGCAGAGTTTACTAGGCTCGAGGATACCGAGCCGATAGAAGAACCTGAACTCCAAAGCCAAATTCCTTCCTGGAAGTtattcgtagatggctcttccaacgagcacaatgctggAGCAGGTTTAATCTTATtcacgcctgaaggacatcgattccactatgcaatcagatttgacttcacaacatccaataacgaagccgaatacgaagctctgctcgcaggattaagattagccaaggatatggacataaagtcacttgaaatctatagtgactcccagttactggttaatcaaattacttgAGAATAGAAAGCCcgaggtctgaagatggttgcttatttgaacaaggcaaaggacttattggcacagtttgaaaagtatactctccagcaagtacctcgcgaccaaaactAAActctgatgctttggccaagttagcatgCGCGAAGGATactgacaccttgaatatagtacctgttgaacatttgtccgcaccaagcattcaagtaGAAGAGTCTTCCCTAGTAATTCAAGCAACAAACACATGGATGACACCCTTCATTGAATacttagaacatggagtgctaCTGATGGATAGAAACAAAGTAAGAACCCTCCAAAGACAGTCGGCTCGATTCATTCTAATCGACAGAGTTTTGTACAAGatagggtactcaatgccacttctaaggtgtgtttgaaaggaaaaggccaaagaattaatgcgagaagtccgtgaaggtttctgcggagataatgctggggggcaaagtttatcaaaaaagatcctaaggcaaggatacttctggctaACGATGAATGAATACTCTATGGATTTTGTTCGGAAGTGTGACtagtgtcaaaggttctccaagataccgcgagTAGCTCTTAATGagctaaaatagatgcaaagcccgtggccattcgcagtgtggggaatAAATCTGATCGAGTCTTTGCCCACGAGAAAGAgcaacgtcaagtatgttgtAGTTACTGTTGACTACtacacaaagtgggccgaagcttaaccgcttgcaacaataacgaccaagaaggtgctagatattgtggtaaaaaatatcgtgtgtcgctatgggttgcccaagaagattgtctcagataatggcacacaatttgacagcgatctgttcacagatttttgcgaaaggcacgggattatcaagagttttcttcagtagctcattaGCAGGAAAAcagacaggttgaagctgtcaaaaAGACAATGAAggataccttgaagaaaaggcttgaagaagcgaagggggcatggccagaacaattacctgaagtcctttggtcgtatagagcgtcccatcgaacagcaacatgcTATACTCCATTTtacttggcctatggatatgaagctatgttgcatgGTGAactagatccaccatcgcatagaaggttggcatacaATCAGAGTGTTAATAGTCAGTTATTAATgcaatctttggatttggtcgatgaaaagcgcgAGCAAGCttaactccgagtagcagcttaccagcaaaaggtcgctcagtatttcaactctaaagtatgcGAAAGAAAATTtagtgtgggagatttggtacttagaagagtttttctaaacacccgcgatcaagttgctggagtgcttggacctaactgggaaggtctgtatcaaattgaagaagtcctccaaccaggcacctataaacttgctctcttaaatggagatctcattcctcgctattggaatggagaacacatgcacaagtattatcaataaaacagttctttttaaagaattggcttgtattaatttcacttcttacaagtttatgaagaagggttagtcaatcatatgactagtcgcttataagtgtaagataaattttttgatcacttgtacagacacgattgtccatttattacgagaaataaaaggaattgtacACAACcatttattcttgccaattattgtatttattaaaagtatttgctcattacatgtgttgttttgctatataatcacttttataagtatttttacgagcagtaatgttcgaacaggtcttggtcttggcaagtgaccgaggaccttaagctcctcaatcacttggggggcatataaggtactaagcaagcaaagcatatcaacaggcatatgtaaacacacgagcaaaataatggaaagcatactacggtacttagagtatttttcaaaattttgtttaaattttgttaaatcaaaacaaagtactgtgctaagttcggtcattcgaacagatgttataataaagtgaaaatattataatatcaaaagtaaattgttttacaccgcgagcagtttctgctcggatgtaattgttaattaaaagGAAAGTTGCCTACGCaacaaaaaattgtcttgacatcacgaaccgtggttcgtgtgtcctagttacaaaataaataaataaagttatgaaGCAACTGGAGGATCTTGTTGAGGCTGTTGGTCGACTGTGGTATTAGCACCCTCATCAATGCCTTCAATACCCGTGGCCAAAGAAATCTCAGGGGATCCCTAAGCTGTCTCCTCTTCAAGGCGAGAAACGCACTTCGCCAGCTCAGTCTACTTCATAAGGTTTGGTAAATAATAAATGTTTGCCTCGAGGTTATttttccagaacatataaaagCAGTTAAATGTTGCTCCCCTGAACCTCTCTAAGTCACTGGCGTTGGTTTCTTCGAGCAATTTAACTCGCTCCTCCAACTCAGCAGTTTCTTTCCTGCTGATAACTAGTTCGTCttggagtttggaggcctctttgtAGTTCAACACTGAAGACTCCTTGTGCCTCTCTTTAGACCCCGTGACTTTGACCAGGGTCtccttgtaacaccctaaactccagggaccgttacggtgcgcattttaaacagttctaaactcgctaatcgagtcatttggccataatcgtgtaactaagtatgattagcagtttaggatttaaattttttggttaagatataacgtttcactaaaacatttactgtatacattaggatcccaaaaatataatttaaaggttcattacaagaaaatatttacaaccagccgatctaagcggcaaaacagggtttaaccctagttcctctttcaaccctcggtcgtggcggttgagcagctgcatatgtacacattgtcacctaagctctccagctcaaggatggtccagctttcttttgcctttacttgcaccatatagcacccgtgagccgaagcccagcaagaaaactcaatatgctcatgaacagtaataacatgtcatcaaatcataaagtgcatgcctagcaataatagccttaatcacacaTGCAAATAAGTTTAGACAATAAAcgagtgactgatcaacaagtcactaacagggggtctgtacctttaaacgagtgactgaTTAATAAGTCACTAATAGATGGtatgtacctttaaacgagtgactaattaacaagtcactaacagggggtttttacctttaaatgagtgactaatcaacaagtcactatcagggggtctgtacctttacaAACAAGTGATCATtttaccgagtgaccatagataGGTATCTGATGAGATAGTCTCCAACacaaacctaccgagtgaccatagagtcactaacatgggatttcgttcccttagccatgtgacaaaacatcacctaggcctttggccatagctctgagtaactagtcatagaactaggcaaaaAGGgggtgaccatagggtcacaactgtgggtaccgctcccttagccatgtgacgatagggtcacctgggcctttggccccgactctgagtaactagtcatagaactaggcaaacgcttataattttcatcaaacttagggtcgatccagcattaaggctccatatgagtcattcaatgcagatgttcatcgaacttagggtcggtccagcattg
It encodes the following:
- the LOC133817746 gene encoding allene oxide cyclase, chloroplastic-like; protein product: MASSQRPDNVQEMHVYEFNERDRGSPAFLRLSQKPVNSLGDLVPFSNKTYTGDLQKRVGITAGMCILIQNKPEMKGDRYEAIFSFYFGDHGHISVQGPYVTYEDTYLSITGGSGIFEGVYGQVKLQQIVFPFKLFYTFYLKGIKDLPAELLVKPVEPSPAVEPSPAAKACEPHACVSNFTN